ATCATGGACCGAGCGGAGAGCCTGATGGAGGGAGCGGACTACACGGTGCTTTCCGCGCCGGTGCTCGAGCTCGCCGCTTCCTCCGGCATTTCGGCCTATGACTGCGAGTTCGTCAGCCTTGCCCGTCAGATCGGGGTCCCGCTGGTGACGTCGGACGCGCCTGTGCTCCGCGCCTTCCCCGACGTGGCCGTCTCGCCCGCCGCGTTCGCGCGCGGCGGCTCAGCTCATTCGACGATGCGGTAGAGGTCGCGCCGGCCGCCGCGAATCAGCTTGCGGAACTTCGGGTACCAGCCCTGCCAGTCCGGGTCGGCGAGCACGCTCTGAAGCGCCCGCTCGTAGTCGCCGAGGCTGGCAAACTCACTCTCGAAGACCATGGGATCGCCTGCCGCCCTTGTCGAGCGGCGCGGCGGCCGGCGCTCCTACTCGACGTCCTCTCGGGTGACACCCTCGATCTCCAGGATCAGGTCCGGGCCGTACGCCCTGGCCGGCGTCTGGAATCCGGGCGGCGCCTGGCCGGCCAGTACTCGCTGCACGCAGGCGAGCGCCGTCAACACGGTCATGGTATAGCCGTCGGGTCCGCGCATGCGACTGACCGCGCGCCGGCTCGCGTCGTCCGAGACCTCGCCCCACAGCAGGCTGCGCCCGCGCGCGCGCTCCTCGTCCGTCGGCCCCGGCGGCCCGGCGCGCACTACGCACTGCT
The sequence above is a segment of the Gemmatimonadota bacterium genome. Coding sequences within it:
- a CDS encoding type II toxin-antitoxin system VapC family toxin, translated to MIIADTNLLVDLLVHGDRTADARRVFRRDPDWRAPLLWRSEFRNVLRFLIRRGLFSLADALEIMDRAESLMEGADYTVLSAPVLELAASSGISAYDCEFVSLARQIGVPLVTSDAPVLRAFPDVAVSPAAFARGGSAHSTMR